Proteins from a single region of Ammoniphilus oxalaticus:
- a CDS encoding EAL domain-containing protein, whose protein sequence is MKVKPQYIIDSKQRCKAFGLNPDTPPQFTTFLSDEELEMKKRQYEEILTVIKGFIHKLLGFVEGFPLLILITDEKGYILEMAGDEAIKTIVNQSGIKVSLGFVEHEAGTNSINLALDLLQPIGIIGKEHYYNFLDKSACYTVPFQYLDDGQVLGTITIMTSVEQHNPFLLPLLSTVVDSIERELLLKKKNHKLHVLNQVVIDTTRNGIIITDKNGIVTEFNNYAEQMTGDLKQDVLHTLYSQFKYREIIKQVISSEKEFSDLEFIFERPNGEAVICSAEAFPIRDEDQLLLGGFIQFRDITERTKAEKKINYLAFHDELTALPNRRFFQQYLEETLICSASSRSKFAVMFLDLDRFKVINDNLGHRRGDIVLTKVARRIKRVVSKDDMVARLGGDEFTILIQKMNGMSEANEIAEQLLKVFESPFQLDGYDLFVTASIGIAIYPDHGINAETLMRHADIAMYRAKEQGKNNYVVYKSIKSEGLNQLTLENSLRKALQNNEFELHYQPQMNIKTGQIFGAEALLRWNHPKIGYIPPNVFIPVAEELGLIVSIGEWVVEEACRELAKWRQSLPELRVAVNLSARQFLKQNLVARIYEIMQKTNTPAHCLELEITESMTMDVEHASEIIGQLKSLGVKVSIDDFGTGYSNLYYLKKFSVDSLKIDQSFIRDIVVDDNDADIVATIIAMADRLGIGVIAEGVETEEQLNFLIQHGCDSAQGYFFYRPLPAEEFRAVLR, encoded by the coding sequence ATGAAAGTTAAACCGCAATACATCATAGATTCGAAACAACGCTGTAAGGCCTTTGGACTTAATCCCGATACACCGCCTCAATTCACAACGTTTCTGTCTGATGAGGAACTAGAGATGAAGAAGCGACAATACGAGGAAATATTGACCGTAATTAAGGGGTTTATTCATAAATTGCTTGGTTTTGTTGAGGGATTTCCTTTGCTAATTCTGATTACAGATGAGAAAGGGTATATCCTAGAAATGGCTGGGGACGAGGCCATAAAGACGATTGTGAATCAGTCGGGCATCAAAGTGAGTTTGGGCTTCGTTGAACACGAAGCAGGTACGAATAGCATTAATCTGGCGCTTGATTTACTGCAGCCAATTGGAATTATCGGGAAGGAACACTATTACAATTTTCTTGATAAGAGCGCCTGCTATACGGTCCCATTTCAATACTTGGACGACGGTCAAGTGCTTGGTACGATCACGATTATGACGTCAGTTGAACAGCATAATCCGTTTTTGTTGCCGCTGCTTTCAACGGTCGTTGATTCGATTGAACGGGAATTGTTATTGAAAAAGAAGAATCACAAGTTACATGTGCTCAATCAAGTGGTGATCGATACAACGAGAAACGGCATCATCATCACGGACAAAAATGGGATTGTCACGGAATTTAATAATTATGCTGAACAAATGACGGGTGATTTAAAACAAGATGTACTTCATACGCTGTATTCTCAATTTAAATATAGAGAGATCATCAAGCAAGTCATTTCTTCGGAAAAGGAATTTTCAGATCTTGAGTTTATTTTCGAACGACCGAATGGTGAAGCTGTCATTTGTTCTGCAGAGGCGTTTCCAATTCGCGACGAGGATCAATTGTTACTTGGTGGATTTATCCAGTTTAGGGATATTACCGAGCGTACGAAGGCAGAGAAAAAAATTAATTACCTGGCATTTCATGACGAGCTTACCGCATTGCCAAATCGCCGTTTTTTTCAACAATATTTGGAGGAAACGTTAATTTGTTCAGCGAGTAGTCGATCGAAGTTTGCTGTCATGTTTCTAGATCTGGATCGATTTAAAGTCATAAATGATAATCTTGGGCATCGCCGTGGTGATATTGTCTTGACGAAAGTGGCGCGCCGAATTAAAAGGGTTGTTTCTAAGGATGATATGGTCGCGCGCTTAGGCGGCGATGAGTTTACGATTTTGATACAAAAAATGAACGGAATGTCGGAGGCGAATGAAATTGCCGAACAGTTGTTAAAGGTGTTTGAGAGCCCTTTTCAATTGGACGGATATGACCTATTTGTCACGGCTAGCATCGGCATTGCTATTTATCCTGATCATGGGATAAATGCGGAAACACTGATGCGGCATGCCGATATTGCGATGTATCGAGCGAAAGAACAAGGCAAAAACAACTATGTCGTGTACAAGTCGATTAAAAGTGAAGGCTTGAATCAACTGACGTTGGAAAATTCGTTGCGTAAAGCGCTGCAAAATAATGAGTTCGAACTTCACTATCAACCGCAGATGAACATAAAGACAGGACAGATTTTCGGGGCGGAAGCTTTACTGCGTTGGAATCATCCGAAAATCGGTTACATTCCTCCTAATGTTTTTATCCCTGTGGCCGAAGAATTAGGATTGATTGTATCGATCGGGGAATGGGTAGTGGAAGAAGCTTGTCGGGAACTCGCAAAGTGGAGGCAATCGCTTCCAGAATTACGCGTAGCAGTTAATCTTTCAGCCCGTCAATTTTTGAAACAAAACTTGGTAGCTAGGATTTATGAAATTATGCAAAAAACGAATACGCCAGCCCATTGTTTGGAGCTGGAGATTACAGAGTCGATGACGATGGATGTGGAACATGCTAGTGAAATTATCGGTCAGCTCAAATCGCTTGGCGTAAAAGTGAGCATTGATGATTTTGGGACAGGTTATTCGAACCTATATTATTTGAAGAAATTTAGTGTCGACAGTTTAAAAATCGATCAATCTTTTATTCGCGATATCGTCGTTGATGATAATGACGCGGATATTGTCGCCACGATTATCGCGATGGCTGACAGGTTGGGGATCGGCGTCATTGCCGAAGGGGTAGAAACGGAAGAGCAATTAAACTTTTTAATTCAACATGGCTGTGACTCCGCGCAAGGTTATTTCTTTTATCGTCCGTTACCCGCCGAAGAGTTTAGGGCGGTATTAAGGTAG
- a CDS encoding thiamine pyrophosphate-binding protein has translation MMKKRVYTILVEHFKQWGITHVFGIPGKSISPVMLELESFEIEYVLGRHESGCGFEAAGYALGKNTLGVVLGTSGPGGTNLLTAAAQAMEFNLPVLFITGHPSAVDTGKAMSQESSPFGADLVKMFEPVTRFSGRVERAESFRLFLQHAIEQAWTGERGPVHLCIPFDVLMEEVEPFHLSMPQVSPLVCSDYGQAISLLDQATNPILFIGKGGVIAEAFDEIQLMAEHWKIPVVTTPGGKGAFPTQHPLYLGGFGLGGSKIAIDYMRSGVDLMIVIGSKLCDMQLSGFGADMVPQQVLQFEHEITFTGKSILTPTEIILGDLKANLRGLLKKANASLGDYERLTAPPFHLNDSESDNTKLSAKRVMKLLRSMLPTDAILFGDAGSHSFYAVEHFDILEPGTFYLDEVFIAMGAAIGYSIGAKLALPDRDVVCITGDGCLMLQGTEISTAVNHEIATVFFVLNNGRLDMVEKGMSYNTGRSVGAVYKSPLHVTQFAESMGAEAYRCETEAELAAALHRSIGRTEGGPIVIEVIVDPEEIPPILTRLLSLD, from the coding sequence ATGATGAAAAAAAGAGTGTATACAATTCTTGTTGAACATTTCAAACAATGGGGAATTACGCACGTGTTTGGTATACCAGGGAAGTCCATCTCGCCAGTCATGCTGGAACTCGAGTCATTTGAAATAGAATACGTACTGGGACGCCATGAATCGGGTTGCGGGTTTGAAGCCGCTGGTTACGCGTTAGGAAAAAATACGCTTGGCGTTGTACTTGGAACGTCGGGTCCGGGTGGAACGAACCTGCTAACAGCGGCCGCGCAAGCAATGGAATTTAATCTTCCAGTGTTATTTATCACGGGGCACCCTTCGGCTGTTGATACTGGCAAAGCGATGAGTCAAGAATCGAGCCCGTTTGGCGCCGATCTGGTTAAGATGTTCGAACCCGTTACACGGTTTAGTGGGCGAGTCGAGCGGGCAGAGTCGTTTCGCTTGTTTCTGCAACATGCAATTGAACAGGCTTGGACAGGCGAGCGGGGGCCCGTGCATCTATGCATCCCGTTCGATGTTTTAATGGAAGAGGTTGAACCATTCCATCTTTCAATGCCGCAAGTTTCCCCACTTGTTTGTTCAGACTATGGTCAGGCTATTTCGTTACTTGATCAGGCAACAAATCCGATCCTGTTCATCGGTAAAGGTGGTGTTATTGCGGAAGCCTTTGATGAAATCCAACTTATGGCGGAACACTGGAAAATCCCTGTTGTCACCACACCCGGTGGTAAAGGGGCGTTTCCAACGCAGCATCCGTTATATCTTGGCGGGTTCGGATTGGGCGGAAGTAAAATAGCTATTGATTATATGCGTTCAGGCGTTGATTTAATGATTGTGATCGGCAGCAAATTGTGTGATATGCAACTTTCCGGGTTTGGGGCCGACATGGTGCCTCAGCAAGTGTTGCAGTTTGAACATGAGATCACATTTACAGGAAAATCGATCTTAACTCCGACAGAAATTATTCTTGGTGATCTAAAAGCAAACCTTCGTGGATTACTAAAAAAAGCGAACGCTTCCTTAGGGGATTACGAGCGATTGACTGCTCCCCCATTTCATCTTAATGATTCTGAATCAGATAACACAAAGCTATCTGCAAAGCGGGTGATGAAATTGTTGCGATCGATGTTGCCAACGGATGCCATCCTTTTTGGCGATGCGGGCAGCCATTCTTTTTATGCTGTTGAACATTTTGACATTCTTGAGCCTGGAACTTTCTATTTGGATGAAGTGTTCATTGCGATGGGAGCAGCGATCGGTTATTCAATTGGAGCTAAGCTTGCCTTGCCTGATCGTGATGTCGTTTGTATTACGGGCGATGGCTGCCTAATGCTGCAAGGGACAGAAATTTCAACGGCGGTTAATCATGAGATTGCAACGGTATTTTTTGTTTTGAACAATGGACGGTTGGATATGGTTGAAAAAGGGATGTCCTACAATACAGGCCGATCCGTCGGAGCGGTGTACAAGAGTCCATTGCATGTGACCCAATTCGCGGAATCAATGGGGGCTGAGGCGTATCGTTGCGAAACGGAAGCTGAGTTGGCAGCGGCGCTTCATCGGTCGATTGGGCGAACCGAAGGCGGTCCAATTGTGATTGAGGTGATCGTGGATCCCGAGGAAATTCCGCCAATTTTAACAAGATTGTTAAGTTTAGACTAG
- a CDS encoding amidohydrolase: MEKRKADWVIKSQAIFTGDGSEPISGCIAIRGDRILAVGDERQMEGYLGPNTKQIDAGDRLVLPGFHDFHLHLWIGSLAHHYADLSTCYSEEATVQKIAEFAEERPDDPWVLGFGWHHINWPDQQLPTRHSLDQQISDRPVFLLNEELHSAWLNTKALEMVGIDRATKDPSFGRIERDEKGEPTGFLYETAVVLALEALDVPIEKKDELMCGFLQQAASLGITSVSDMLPLPGFEAGDPAWYAQYEARGELTARIHFLIALDGDWGRAERMREQYQSDKLQFSGLKQFVDGVPLTYTGYLLEPYTDSPGEVGATLFERETYEKWIVEADRRGFRARLHACGDGAVRLALDCFEKARKVNGPRDARHCIEHIEVIDPADLGRFADLGVIASMQPEHMTAGSVDTHAYVDRLGPERIRYTWPIGSLQKSGAQLIFSSDYPVVELNPLVGIYRAVTRRQYDGRPVDGWHPQERITLADALTYYTKAPAYGVFREHELGTLEPGKKADIIILDRNLFSAEMDELLETKVELTMMDGKVVYRREGL; the protein is encoded by the coding sequence TTGGAAAAGCGGAAGGCGGATTGGGTGATCAAAAGTCAGGCGATTTTCACGGGCGATGGTTCGGAACCGATCAGCGGTTGCATCGCAATTCGGGGCGATCGTATTTTAGCGGTTGGCGATGAGCGGCAAATGGAAGGTTATCTCGGTCCAAACACGAAACAGATCGATGCGGGCGATCGGCTTGTTTTACCCGGGTTTCACGATTTTCATCTTCATCTATGGATAGGTAGCCTGGCTCACCATTACGCCGATTTGTCCACGTGTTATTCGGAGGAGGCCACCGTTCAAAAAATAGCCGAATTTGCGGAAGAGCGTCCCGATGATCCTTGGGTGCTTGGCTTTGGCTGGCATCATATTAATTGGCCCGATCAGCAGCTGCCCACACGTCACTCCCTCGATCAACAAATTTCGGATCGCCCCGTTTTTTTGTTGAATGAAGAATTACATAGCGCTTGGTTGAATACAAAAGCATTGGAAATGGTCGGCATTGACCGAGCGACTAAGGACCCTTCTTTTGGACGCATTGAACGGGATGAAAAGGGGGAGCCAACGGGATTTTTGTATGAAACGGCGGTCGTTTTGGCGTTGGAGGCGTTAGATGTTCCGATTGAGAAAAAAGATGAACTCATGTGCGGTTTTCTGCAACAGGCGGCTTCGCTTGGGATTACATCAGTCAGTGATATGTTGCCATTGCCCGGTTTTGAAGCGGGGGATCCTGCTTGGTATGCGCAGTATGAAGCGCGAGGCGAGTTGACGGCGCGTATTCATTTTTTGATTGCGCTCGATGGCGACTGGGGGCGGGCCGAGCGGATGAGGGAGCAATACCAGTCGGATAAACTGCAATTTTCAGGGTTGAAACAATTTGTCGATGGCGTCCCGCTCACTTATACGGGTTACTTGTTGGAGCCGTATACGGATTCGCCTGGTGAGGTGGGGGCCACGTTATTTGAACGGGAAACGTATGAAAAATGGATAGTGGAGGCGGATCGAAGAGGTTTTCGGGCGCGGTTGCATGCGTGTGGAGATGGGGCTGTGCGACTTGCTTTAGATTGTTTTGAAAAAGCGCGCAAGGTGAATGGACCGCGGGATGCGCGTCATTGCATTGAGCATATCGAAGTGATTGATCCTGCAGATCTTGGGCGATTTGCAGATCTGGGCGTGATCGCTTCGATGCAGCCTGAGCATATGACAGCGGGCTCAGTGGATACTCATGCGTATGTTGATCGGCTGGGTCCAGAACGCATTCGCTACACGTGGCCAATCGGGAGTTTGCAAAAAAGCGGCGCTCAGTTAATCTTTAGCAGCGATTACCCAGTTGTGGAATTGAACCCTTTGGTCGGAATTTATCGCGCCGTTACCCGTCGGCAATATGATGGAAGACCCGTGGACGGTTGGCATCCGCAAGAGCGGATCACCCTTGCGGATGCGCTCACCTATTATACAAAGGCGCCTGCCTATGGTGTATTTCGTGAGCATGAGTTAGGCACGCTGGAACCCGGCAAAAAAGCGGACATCATCATCTTGGACCGCAATTTGTTCAGCGCTGAAATGGATGAGCTGCTAGAAACGAAAGTGGAGTTGACGATGATGGACGGTAAGGTCGTGTATAGGCGCGAGGGGTTGTGA
- a CDS encoding winged helix-turn-helix transcriptional regulator, which produces MLFDEAYSLFLKKHIRLRKGECRQRLEDGLGYAEKLFLMNVWWPLFQQFQHLHPEYEVYDFKDGKRYIDFAYIRPNFKICFEIDGYGPHAKDISRWQFSDQLTRQNHLVIDGWHIIRFSVDQVQNEPRQCQQTSQLVIGRLLGQAIDNTPLSIHEKEVVRLALSKGKSITNKEVQARLGLSDKPVRKILKDLVEKGLLSPTSRNARRIHSYQLTERFRSPFLKQL; this is translated from the coding sequence ATGCTTTTTGATGAAGCGTATAGCCTATTTTTAAAGAAACATATCCGATTGAGAAAAGGGGAATGCAGGCAACGGTTGGAAGATGGTCTCGGCTATGCTGAGAAACTATTTTTAATGAATGTATGGTGGCCATTATTTCAACAGTTTCAACATCTACATCCAGAATATGAAGTGTATGATTTTAAGGATGGCAAACGATACATAGACTTTGCTTATATTCGACCCAACTTTAAAATTTGTTTTGAAATCGATGGGTACGGTCCCCACGCAAAAGACATTAGCCGCTGGCAATTTTCCGATCAATTGACACGTCAAAACCACCTCGTAATCGACGGTTGGCACATCATCCGTTTTTCAGTGGATCAAGTTCAAAACGAACCTCGACAATGTCAACAAACGTCCCAGTTAGTGATCGGACGTTTGTTGGGACAAGCAATCGACAACACCCCCCTTTCCATTCATGAAAAAGAAGTCGTCCGCTTAGCTTTGAGTAAAGGTAAATCAATAACGAACAAAGAAGTTCAAGCAAGGCTTGGCCTATCCGACAAACCCGTCCGAAAAATCCTCAAAGACCTCGTTGAAAAAGGGCTACTTTCTCCTACATCCCGCAACGCTCGCAGAATCCACTCCTACCAACTAACCGAAAGATTTCGCAGTCCATTTTTGAAGCAGCTGTAA
- a CDS encoding class I SAM-dependent methyltransferase, whose product MTHSNRWNNRGDCDCFCIRFNDLGKNGIAVSKVSSITKNKKDAQHHYDLGNDFYSLWLDESMSYSCAYFKHPSDTLHQAQLKKIDHVLSKLQLQSGEKLLTSAAAWAG is encoded by the coding sequence TTGACTCATTCAAATCGATGGAACAATCGAGGAGATTGCGATTGCTTCTGCATACGCTTCAACGATTTGGGCAAAAACGGCATTGCGGTTTCCAAGGTTTCTTCCATCACAAAAAACAAAAAAGATGCGCAGCATCATTACGATTTGGGCAACGATTTTTATTCGCTATGGTTAGATGAAAGCATGAGCTACTCTTGCGCCTATTTTAAACATCCGAGCGACACGCTCCACCAAGCGCAGTTAAAAAAGATCGATCACGTGTTAAGCAAATTGCAATTACAATCCGGCGAAAAATTGCTGACATCGGCAGCGGCTTGGGCTGGTTGA
- the cobT gene encoding nicotinate-nucleotide--dimethylbenzimidazole phosphoribosyltransferase, with protein sequence MLEKVIEQINERNAEAMRQAEQHLDQLTKPPGSLGKLELLTIQLAGITGDNQTTFSDKRIVLMAADHGVAKEGVSAFPQEVTEQMVYNFLRGGAAINVIAKQTGAQVVCVDIGVAADFGDTAGLVHKKVAYGSNNMRREPALSREQARQALLVGIELAFELIADGADLLATGEMGIANTTTSSAVLVALTGAPVMETVGQGTGVTTEGIAHKARVIEESIALHQPNPQDVYDTLHKVGGLELCGLAGLILGAASKSVPIVIDGFISTVAALCAARICPNTKQYMIASHRSAEPGHDLALSELGLSPIIDGQMRLGEGTGAALLFPMIDSIQAIMREMATFASAGVSGKEATSDG encoded by the coding sequence ATGCTAGAAAAAGTGATCGAACAAATAAATGAACGGAATGCCGAGGCGATGCGTCAAGCGGAGCAGCATTTGGACCAGTTAACGAAACCGCCTGGTAGTTTAGGAAAGCTAGAGTTGCTGACGATTCAGTTAGCGGGGATTACGGGAGATAATCAGACTACTTTTTCAGATAAACGGATCGTGTTGATGGCGGCCGATCATGGGGTTGCAAAAGAAGGGGTTTCCGCGTTTCCGCAAGAAGTGACCGAACAGATGGTTTATAACTTTTTGCGGGGTGGAGCCGCGATTAACGTGATCGCAAAACAGACAGGCGCTCAGGTTGTCTGCGTCGATATTGGCGTGGCGGCCGATTTCGGGGATACGGCTGGATTGGTTCATAAAAAAGTGGCGTACGGTTCGAACAATATGCGGCGTGAGCCCGCTCTTAGCCGTGAACAGGCGCGGCAAGCGTTGCTCGTTGGAATAGAGCTTGCTTTCGAGCTGATTGCGGACGGGGCCGATTTATTGGCGACAGGTGAAATGGGAATCGCTAACACAACGACGAGTTCCGCGGTGCTCGTGGCCTTAACGGGAGCGCCAGTTATGGAGACGGTCGGACAGGGGACAGGCGTGACGACTGAAGGGATTGCTCATAAGGCGCGTGTTATTGAGGAAAGTATCGCTTTACATCAACCGAACCCGCAAGATGTTTACGATACGTTACATAAAGTAGGCGGGCTCGAGTTGTGTGGATTGGCTGGCCTAATTCTTGGGGCAGCGTCCAAATCGGTTCCGATTGTGATCGACGGTTTCATCTCCACAGTGGCGGCCTTGTGCGCTGCTCGGATTTGTCCAAACACTAAACAGTACATGATTGCCTCGCATCGTTCGGCGGAACCAGGTCATGATTTAGCTTTGTCAGAACTCGGATTGAGCCCAATTATCGACGGACAGATGAGATTGGGTGAAGGGACGGGGGCCGCCTTGTTGTTTCCGATGATCGATTCCATCCAGGCGATTATGCGTGAAATGGCGACGTTCGCGAGCGCCGGCGTGTCGGGTAAGGAAGCAACCAGCGATGGATAA
- the cobD gene encoding threonine-phosphate decarboxylase CobD yields the protein MGDVLEQFGHGGDLVTAAEKSGLDPTQILDFSANINPQGPPPSVMEVIELRSIVHYPDPDQRNFRSALAAQLGIGMDKLLIGNGAAECMALAMLAFAPQRVGVVYPCFSEYTQLAEQFEATEIRGVYGREELGFQPDLKELGQLIHWADLVFIGHPNNPTGTVYCLAELKALAEQAAQDETYLIIDEAFLDFLPESEQETLLDQLDRYPTTVIIRSLTKMYAIPGLRLGYAVAASELIVRMKGKQVTWSVNTLALAAGKHCLAEQTYVARTRSLVGEQRERLKTEIKQRLGWQIWSGRANFLLVRLPAPLTALELQTWLLERGILIRNCAMYPGLGAGDFRIAVLDQDKNERLLAALSDFQAQRGEKE from the coding sequence ATGGGGGATGTGCTAGAACAATTCGGTCATGGCGGTGATTTGGTGACGGCCGCGGAAAAGTCGGGGTTGGATCCGACGCAAATTCTCGATTTTAGCGCCAACATCAATCCGCAAGGTCCACCGCCGTCTGTGATGGAAGTGATTGAGCTTCGTTCGATCGTTCATTATCCTGATCCGGACCAGCGTAACTTTCGATCGGCTTTGGCGGCCCAACTCGGTATCGGAATGGACAAACTGTTGATCGGAAACGGAGCGGCCGAATGTATGGCGTTGGCGATGCTAGCCTTTGCGCCGCAACGGGTCGGGGTCGTCTATCCTTGTTTTTCCGAATATACGCAACTAGCCGAACAGTTTGAGGCGACGGAAATTCGCGGCGTGTATGGGCGTGAAGAACTCGGTTTTCAACCGGACTTGAAGGAGCTAGGACAATTGATTCATTGGGCGGACCTCGTGTTTATCGGGCATCCGAACAACCCGACGGGGACGGTGTACTGTCTCGCGGAGTTGAAGGCGTTGGCCGAGCAAGCGGCGCAAGACGAGACCTATTTGATCATTGATGAAGCTTTTCTCGATTTTTTGCCCGAGAGTGAGCAGGAGACGTTGCTGGATCAGTTGGATCGTTATCCGACGACCGTGATCATTCGTTCGCTCACAAAAATGTACGCGATTCCCGGATTGCGCTTAGGTTATGCGGTGGCCGCTTCGGAACTGATTGTTAGGATGAAAGGAAAACAGGTCACGTGGAGTGTAAACACGCTCGCTTTAGCCGCGGGGAAACATTGTTTGGCGGAGCAGACGTATGTGGCGCGAACGAGAAGTTTGGTCGGTGAACAGCGAGAACGATTGAAAACAGAGATCAAACAGCGATTGGGCTGGCAAATTTGGTCGGGGCGGGCCAACTTTTTGCTCGTTCGGCTGCCTGCCCCCCTAACGGCGCTTGAATTACAAACGTGGTTGCTCGAACGGGGGATTTTGATTCGCAATTGCGCGATGTATCCCGGGCTTGGCGCGGGTGATTTTCGGATTGCGGTGTTAGATCAAGATAAAAACGAACGGTTGTTAGCGGCGCTTAGTGATTTTCAGGCGCAAAGGGGGGAGAAAGAATGA
- the cobU gene encoding bifunctional adenosylcobinamide kinase/adenosylcobinamide-phosphate guanylyltransferase, with the protein MSLILVTGGVRSGKSEFAEELARQQGGQVLYQATGLASDQEMESRIALHRDRRPAGWGLLESPLELPLAAYAGYDTVLIDCLSAWISNHLFFAEDENYGEVESAVLDRLREWIDRVIAGTQTVIVVSSEVGMGGVAMSPLGRSFQDVLGIANQMIALQADEVHAVLSGIPLRLK; encoded by the coding sequence ATGAGCTTAATTTTGGTCACAGGCGGAGTGCGGTCAGGTAAAAGTGAATTTGCGGAAGAGTTGGCGCGTCAACAGGGCGGTCAGGTGCTCTATCAGGCGACGGGGCTTGCCTCTGATCAAGAGATGGAAAGTCGGATCGCATTACACCGCGATCGACGTCCCGCGGGCTGGGGATTGCTGGAAAGTCCATTGGAATTGCCGCTCGCCGCTTATGCGGGTTACGACACCGTACTGATCGACTGTTTGTCCGCGTGGATTAGCAATCATCTCTTTTTCGCGGAGGATGAAAACTATGGAGAGGTGGAATCGGCTGTGCTTGACCGCTTGCGGGAGTGGATCGACCGTGTCATCGCGGGAACGCAGACAGTGATAGTGGTATCCTCGGAAGTCGGGATGGGCGGGGTGGCGATGTCGCCGTTGGGTCGCTCTTTTCAAGATGTGTTGGGTATCGCTAATCAGATGATCGCGTTGCAAGCGGACGAAGTGCACGCGGTTTTGTCGGGCATACCATTGAGGTTGAAGTAG
- the cobS gene encoding adenosylcobinamide-GDP ribazoletransferase: protein MVGPFLQALAFLTRLPVPHRSLSERDWQRSPAYYPLVGVVIGLLLWAAGAGFLLLFSDWLAAVLVLVFWVFLTGGLHLDGWMDVADGLGSHRSPEQMREIMKDSRVGAMGVLAAVLLFLVKWVSIRELIGAHAPVWLLFSPWIARLVLLAALRFWPYTSVGGLGEGLVKGNHLGKAFVAHLLFVGVFVSLWAKSGGLLVALGLAVVAGIGWVSWICRKLEGMTGDSYGATVEWTETAVLLLILAMERWI, encoded by the coding sequence GTGGTCGGTCCCTTTTTGCAGGCGTTGGCCTTTTTAACGCGGTTGCCCGTTCCGCATCGTTCCCTCTCTGAACGTGATTGGCAACGCAGTCCTGCTTACTATCCGCTTGTCGGTGTCGTGATCGGCTTATTGTTGTGGGCGGCGGGCGCAGGCTTCCTGTTACTATTTTCGGATTGGCTGGCGGCTGTGTTGGTACTCGTGTTTTGGGTGTTTCTGACAGGCGGTTTGCATTTGGATGGGTGGATGGATGTCGCTGACGGATTGGGCAGCCATCGATCACCCGAACAAATGCGCGAAATCATGAAAGATAGTCGGGTCGGAGCGATGGGCGTGTTAGCGGCTGTCCTGTTGTTTCTTGTAAAGTGGGTCAGTATCCGTGAACTGATTGGTGCTCATGCTCCTGTTTGGTTGCTGTTTTCCCCGTGGATTGCGCGCTTGGTGTTGTTGGCCGCGCTCCGTTTTTGGCCTTATACGTCTGTGGGTGGATTGGGTGAAGGACTTGTTAAAGGGAATCATCTTGGCAAAGCTTTCGTGGCGCATCTCCTTTTTGTAGGCGTGTTTGTGTCGTTGTGGGCAAAAAGCGGGGGCTTGCTGGTAGCGCTCGGTTTGGCTGTCGTGGCGGGCATCGGATGGGTTAGCTGGATTTGTCGAAAGTTAGAGGGGATGACAGGTGACAGTTATGGAGCAACGGTCGAATGGACGGAAACGGCCGTTCTTTTGCTTATTTTAGCAATGGAGAGATGGATATGA
- a CDS encoding histidine phosphatase family protein, with translation MKWIWVRHGETEMNRQGRYLGHLDPPLNEHGRQQARNLRAIVQQWQPTKVYSSDLLRCVQTAEIVGSPLRVETSTALRELNFGTWDGRRYDELMQTDGPTLTAWIDDPFTLAPPGGETLLKLGKRVDDWVAGMLAASRSDDVALVVTHGGPLRWLLSHWLYGDARRFWEAPGVAHGGGVIIRWDGQRWGQPQMLEEG, from the coding sequence ATGAAATGGATTTGGGTTCGGCATGGGGAAACAGAGATGAATCGACAAGGGCGCTATTTGGGCCATTTGGACCCGCCTTTGAATGAACATGGACGCCAACAGGCGCGTAATTTGCGCGCGATCGTTCAACAATGGCAACCGACAAAAGTATACAGTAGCGATCTGCTGCGTTGCGTTCAAACTGCCGAGATTGTCGGGAGCCCGCTTCGGGTTGAAACTTCAACGGCTTTGCGGGAACTCAATTTTGGGACATGGGACGGGCGTCGATATGACGAGCTGATGCAAACGGATGGCCCCACGCTGACCGCCTGGATTGATGACCCGTTTACGTTGGCTCCACCTGGCGGTGAAACCTTGCTCAAGTTGGGGAAGCGTGTTGACGACTGGGTTGCTGGGATGTTGGCCGCATCGCGTTCGGATGATGTTGCGCTCGTTGTCACTCATGGGGGGCCGCTTCGTTGGCTGCTCAGTCATTGGTTGTACGGTGATGCGCGGCGCTTTTGGGAGGCGCCGGGTGTTGCGCATGGGGGAGGGGTGATCATTCGATGGGATGGCCAACGGTGGGGACAGCCGCAAATGCTGGAGGAGGGTTAA